One window of the Cryptomeria japonica chromosome 7, Sugi_1.0, whole genome shotgun sequence genome contains the following:
- the LOC131856315 gene encoding uncharacterized protein LOC131856315, with translation MVISQSWSLWRQSNTERAANVKCMILDDTWWDRVEYLLSFTEPIMSMIRYTDMDHPCLGEVYDGIDSMIEKMKAIINAKEQDPEETFFKEVQSICVERWNKMTTPLHLLAFALTPKFYSDEMLAKPSRVPPYRDSEVSEGCRTALTKLFPDSEMEDLMTSEFADFVASNGQSVSALRDKYKKDSHAWWYLNGHTSPNLQTLAIKVLSQVASSSSSERNWSTYSFIHSVKRNRLAASKAEELVYVHSNLRLLTHKQNEYKDGSTKFWDVDPERTDLDFSAATQSLLSGESDSQCAASASGSEAACGSSTLPTSSNVNDDVDLDLPSDPYDAIADY, from the exons atggtaattagtcaaagttggtccctatggaggcaatccaatactgaaagggcagcaaatgtaaagtgcatgatcctagatgacacttggtgggatcgagtggaatatcttttgagtttcactgagcccatcatgagtatgatccgttatactgacatggatcacccatgtttgggagaggtatatgatggcattgactcgatgattgagaaaatgaaagccatcatcaatgcaaaagagcaagatcccgaagaaactttcttcaaagaggttcaatcaatttgtgttgagcggtggaacaaaatgaccaccccactacatcttcttgcatttgcattgactcccaaattttatagtgatgaaatgcttgctaagccatcaagggtaccaccatatagagattcagaagtcagtgaagggtgtaggacagcacttactaaactcttcccagattctgaaatggaggatttaatgacaagtgagtttgctgattttgtagcctccaatggtcaaagtgtttccgctctccgtgacaagtataaaaaggattctcatgcttggtggtacctcaatggccatacatcaccaaaccttcaaactcttgcaatcaaagttttatcgcaa gttgctagttcctcttcatctgagcgaaattggagcacatactcctttatccactcagtgaaacgcaaccgactggcagcaagtaaggcagaagagctcgtttatgtgcattcaaacttgcgccttcttactcataaacaaaatgagtataaggatgggagcacaaagttttgggatgtagatccagagcgaactgatttggatttttcagctgccacacaatctttactttctggggagtctgatagccaatgtgctgctagtgcaagtggtagtgaggctgcatgtggttccagtactctacctacatcatctaatgtcaatgatgatgttgatcttgatcttcctagtgacccatatgatgctattgctgattattag